The sequence TGGACGGGTGGGCGCGTAAGGCGCTGGATTTCGATCCCGGTACAAAGTGGGAGTACAGCAATACTAATTATGTGATTGCGGGAGTGATCGTGGAAAAGGCGAGCGGAATGCCGTTACTGCAGTTTCTTCACGAGAAGGTTTTCGCACCTCTTGGAATGAAAAGCGTTGCCAATATTGACGGGGAAAAGCTGGGGGAGACCGACCCGGTCGGCTACTTGCGATATGCCCTGGGCCCACCCCATCCTGCGCCGAAGGAGGGCAAAGGCTGGCTTTTTGCGGCGGCAGAGATCGCCATGACCGCGCGGGACCTCGCCCAATGGGACATCTCCCTTATCGATCAAAAGCTGATGAAGCCGTCTTCTTACCATGCGTTCGAGACCGAAGTTCTGCTTAAGAACGGGTTAGGTACACAGTACGGTCTTGGCGTCTCTGTCAACCTCCAGGCGGGACATCGGGCCTTGTCTCACGGAGGCGAGGTGTCAGGCTTTAACGCAGAGAATATCGTCTTCCCCGATGAACACGCGGCCGTTGTCGTCCTCACCAACCAGGATGCCGCCCGGGCCGCCGGGCAAATTGCTCGGGGCATCGCGCCTCTGCTGCTCGCGACCGAAGATCCCGCGGCTGCACAGAAGCTTGGGCAGGCCCGTAAGATTTTCGAAGGACTGCAAAATGGAAAAATTGATCGCTCGCTCTTCACGGATAATGCAAATAGCTACTTCAGCGAACAGGCACTGAGAGACTTTGCCGGCAGCCTGGCGCCTTTGGGAACGCCGCAGGAATTCAATCAGGTCAACATGGCCCTCCGCGGAGGCATGACACTTCGCGTGTATCGAGCAAAATTCGCTCAAAAGACCCTGCGGGTATGGACCTTCGAAATGCCCAACGGCAAACTGGAGCAGTTTCAGGTGGCGGCACAAGAGTGAGGACCTCGTCGTCGACAGTGACCCCTCCTCGTGCCGTCTGCGCTTGCTATGGATACATTGAGCCGGGATGAATACCTCGTGAGACAATACCGAACAGCACTTAGCAATCAGTGGTTGCGAATTCGGGAGGTGAGACCTTAGCGGCCCGCACAAGAGGGAAAAACGTCCCGAGCAGGCAGTACACCGGGCGCTAAGTCGTACTCAGGGCACTCAAAGTTGCTTATCGCTCACAACCCCACAAGGAGCTCCTCATGATGAACCGGGCACGTGGCCCCTTTGAAGTAAAATTGATCCCTCAGCCGCCAGACGACAATACTGCGGACGCAACCCTGGGTCGGATGTCCATTGACAAGCTGTTTCACGGGGATTTGGAAGCCACGAGCAAAGGTCAGATGCTCACCGCCGGCACTGATGTTCAAGGCTCGGCCGGCTACGTCGCGATCGAACGGGTCAGTGGAACGTTGCATGGTCGCAGCGGCACATTCGTGTTTCAACACAGTGGCACCATGACACGCGGCACACCACAACTGAGCATCACGGTCGTACCGGATTCCGGTACCGGTCAACTGGCGGGCCTTGCGGGCAAGATGGCGATCACCCTCGATGAAGGGAAGCATTCGTACGACTTCGAGTACACCCTGACGGCAACCGTGTGATCACCGACCCGCTGACCCGGATGGGTATCCAAATCGCAGGGGAAAACGAAAACACACATGCCGGGGGGTGTGACGCGCCGGACAGTGGAACGCCCGAGAAAGATGCATTTAATGTGAATGGTCTTCAATGAACCGCTTCCAACAGGTTTTCGACAAGGGAAGATCTTCATGCCTGAAGCGAGTGACAAAGCAAAAGCTATCGGAGGTATAGCCGTCATCCTGGGAATGGTCACTGGGATTGCCAGCTTGATCTCCGCGTATGTTGCGTTTTTCAGCGGCAACTGGGTTGGGACTGGAGCCTGTCTTGGCGCAGCGGGGCTGGCGTTTGGGCTGATCGCAAATGCACTGTGGCGTGATTAGCTCTGACTGAAGACTCATAAGACTGGCTGCCGAAGGAGAAATGCATAATTCATCGATTACTATTCTTGGCGTCGGGAGGGGCGAAAGCTCTGTGCGACTGCCTCGATGGGGTATGTGGCTGGGTGTGAAGTTGAATCCAAGGAGGAATTCATGGTTGAACTGATATCACTCTGGATGCCGATCGTTCTGTCCGCGGTGATTGTGTTCGTGGCGAGCTCCATCATCCATATGGTGCTTCCTTTTCACCGCAGCGATCTTCGCAGTGTTCCCAAAGAAGACGAGGTCATGGAGGCGCTTCGCCCGTTCAATATCCCCCCGGGGGATTACGGAATACCGTGTGCCGGGTCGATGGAGGCCATGAAGAAACCGGAATTCATCGAGAAGATGAAGGCGGGTCCTGTCCTTTTCATGACCGTCGTGCCGAGCGGCCCGCCCTCGATGGGCGCGAGTCTCGTTTTGTGGTTTATCTACTCGGTGGTCGTCAGTGTGTTTGCCGGTTACATTTCGGGCCGGGCGTTGCCCGTGGGCGCAAACTATCTGGCGGTCTTCCGGTTTGCCGGGTGCACAGCGTTCATCGGATATTCGCTGGCACTGCTTCAGAACTCGATCTGGTACAAGCGCAACTGGGGCACAACGGCGAGGTCGATGATTGATGGTCTGGTGTACGGACTCCTGACGGCCGGGACGTTCGGTTGGTTGTGGCCGAGGTAATGATCGAGGTCTTTCGGGAACCCCACACGCCCACCGCAAAGCCGGATTGATCGCGAGGGCACGAAGACTTAACCTCGGGTGTGCTCATTGGACTGATGATCCGGCCGGAGAGGCCTTTGCGGTGCTGTGCGGCCCCATTGGCACATTTCACGGCCTTGACTGGGCTGCGATGGAGGGCTGATGGATGATTGGAGCACGGTCCGGGTCTTCGGTGCACGTCCCGAGGTCGGGGAGTGTGTGATTCGGCCCAGCGCCTACGGAGTCGTGGAGGATGTAGAAGGGCGGCTCGCGGTGGTCTGCACTACACAGGGAAACTTCCTTCCGGGAGGCGGCATCGAAGCGGGAGAAACTCCGGAAGAGACGATTAAACGAGAGACACTCGAGGAATGCGGGCTGCTCGTCCGGCTCGGGGCCTGGACCCTCCGCGCGGTCCAGTTTGCCTACTCGGTGTCGGAAAGCACTCATTTCGAAAAGAGGAGCATCTTCATCGAGGGCACGGTGGAGTACCCCTTCAAGAAGGCATTCGAGGCTGACCACGAACTCGTTTGGATTAAACCCGCCACGGCAGCCGGGATCCTTTCACACCCGAGCCACAGCTGGGCGGTCGAGCAGTGGCGGTTTGGCAATGCCCGCTGGTGAAGTGGACGGTTGTTCGCCCGGTGGGTTGGCCTTCAGTCAATAATGTGGGGATTTGAGGGGTGGTCCGTAGGAAAGGAGCTAGCCATGAGTAATGCGATCCTGGTCGGGCGTGGCCGGCAGTTGATTGAGCTCTCGCGGCAAGCATGGGAACAAGATCTGGCGAAGGTGCCGGAGCACATGGCAGCGCGGCTGGCCTTTATGACGGAGGCACAT comes from Terriglobia bacterium and encodes:
- a CDS encoding NUDIX domain-containing protein, encoding MDDWSTVRVFGARPEVGECVIRPSAYGVVEDVEGRLAVVCTTQGNFLPGGGIEAGETPEETIKRETLEECGLLVRLGAWTLRAVQFAYSVSESTHFEKRSIFIEGTVEYPFKKAFEADHELVWIKPATAAGILSHPSHSWAVEQWRFGNARW
- a CDS encoding beta-lactamase family protein; translated protein: MHRSSLLLHLFALIAMLASAAFPSTLQSQISTDLREKIDKVATEALAKTGVPSASVAVVKNGQIVYANAYGDARIEPRTAATPEMRYSIGSISKQFTATAILLLQEQGKLSLDDPVSRFVPDLTRAKEVTIRELLSHTSGYQDYWPQDYVMPMMLLPVTAQKILDGWARKALDFDPGTKWEYSNTNYVIAGVIVEKASGMPLLQFLHEKVFAPLGMKSVANIDGEKLGETDPVGYLRYALGPPHPAPKEGKGWLFAAAEIAMTARDLAQWDISLIDQKLMKPSSYHAFETEVLLKNGLGTQYGLGVSVNLQAGHRALSHGGEVSGFNAENIVFPDEHAAVVVLTNQDAARAAGQIARGIAPLLLATEDPAAAQKLGQARKIFEGLQNGKIDRSLFTDNANSYFSEQALRDFAGSLAPLGTPQEFNQVNMALRGGMTLRVYRAKFAQKTLRVWTFEMPNGKLEQFQVAAQE
- a CDS encoding DUF3224 domain-containing protein — its product is MNRARGPFEVKLIPQPPDDNTADATLGRMSIDKLFHGDLEATSKGQMLTAGTDVQGSAGYVAIERVSGTLHGRSGTFVFQHSGTMTRGTPQLSITVVPDSGTGQLAGLAGKMAITLDEGKHSYDFEYTLTATV